TGTGCATTGGGATGCAAGTAGAATTAAGAAGGGAGAAAAACCATTTATTCCAGCAGTAATTGAGATCGATGGAGCTTCTGAAGGAATGGGAATACTTCACTTAATAGGAGAAGTTGATCCAAAAGATGTTAAAAGTGGTATGAGAGTTAAAGCTGTCTGGAAGTCTCCTGAAGAACGAACAGGTGCAATAACTGATATTAAATATTTCAAACCTGAATAGGAGGTAAAGTTAATATGGGAATAACTGAGAAGATTACGAAAAATATAGATATGACATCATGGAAAGGCAAAATACCTCTTAATTATATCTACACTGTTGGAATTGCTGGAGAGAGGTTTTTTAGAGAGATTAAAGATAGTGCCAAATTTGTAGGGACAAAATGTGATAAGTGTAATGTTATTTATGTTCCTCCAAAGATATATTGTGAGAGATGCTTTAATAGGTTAGAAAATTACACAGATGTGGGAACAAAAGGAACTGTTCATACCTTTACAATTTGTTACGAGAATGTAGATGGTACGAAAAAAGAAGAGCCAACAATTAT
This portion of the Actinomycetota bacterium genome encodes:
- a CDS encoding Zn-ribbon domain-containing OB-fold protein; the encoded protein is MGITEKITKNIDMTSWKGKIPLNYIYTVGIAGERFFREIKDSAKFVGTKCDKCNVIYVPPKIYCERCFNRLENYTDVGTKGTVHTFTICYENVDGTKKEEPTIIAMVKIDGTDGGLIHRLCEVDPKEVKIGMTVEAIFKTKEEREGSILDIKYFKPT